Part of the Sulfurovum sp. TSL6 genome, TTTCTTTTTTTTAGTTTCCATTTCCAACCTTTTTGATCTATATCTTCTAACTATATCTAAAACTTTACACTTGTATCAAGCTAGCATGTAATTTTGCATATAGTAAAGATTTTAATATACTATCATTAGTAAATCAGCTAAAGAAGCAAGATGAATACAAAATATACACCTAAATTAAAACGTAATGTCACATTGCCCATGCTGATTCTCTATGGATTAGGTAATATCTTTGGTGCAGGTATTTATGTACTGATAGGAGAGATGGCTGGTATTGCTGGTGTGTATATTCCTCTCTCCTTCCTGCTAGCCTGTATTATTATCTCATTTACAGCTTTAACCTATGCAGAACTGAGTGCAAGATATCCTAAGAGTGCCGGTGAAGCGCTTTATATCAATGCCGGGTTCAATAACACTACGCTCTCTACTCTCGTAGGCCTTAGTGTTGCTTTGGCAGGTCTGCTCTCATCTGCTACAATTTTACATGGATTTCATGGTTACCTGAGTACGTTTATACAGACACCGGAGACCATAAGCATCTTGATCGTTGTTACCCTCCTAAGTGCAATTGCCATATGGGGCATCACACAATCCATCATAATCACTGCCCTACTGACATTGGTTGAAACATTTGGTCTAGTCATGGTCATCTATGTAGGATTTGAGCATGTGCCTTTAAATATTCAAACCCTTCAAAGTTTTATTCCTCCCGTTGAAATGACTCTGATAAACTCCATCATCTTGGGTGCCTTTTTAGCCTTTTATGCCTTTATAGGGTTTGAAGATATGGTGAACATTGCAGAAGAGGTTAAAGTTCCTACTAAAACGATGCCAAATGCCATCATTATTACACTTATCATAGCAACTATTTTTTATGCCGTTATAGCCATAGTGTCCATATCTGTTGTCCCTATAGATGAACTTGCATACTCCAGTGCACCATTAGCAAAAGTGTATGAAACGGCTACGGATTCAAAAGCTACGATTCTAAGTCTTATTGCACTCTTTGCTGTAATTAATGGTGCACTTATTCAAATTATCATGTCATCGAGAATCTTCTATGGCATGAGTACTCAAGGATGGTTACCAAAATTTCTCAGTATTGTCGATCCAAGAACAAGTACACCCATCTATGCTACCATTCTTGCTGGGTTCCTGGTATTTATCCTGGCTACACTCATTCCTATCCTTACCTTGGCTCAGTCAACAAGCTTCATGATCTTCATCATATTCACTCTTGTTAATGCTTCACTAATTCTCATAAAGATCAAAGATCCTAAACCACGGGGCATACGCACTTATCCTATAGTCGTCCCTATTGTAGCGATCATTCTTAACCTCACCCTACTTGGGTTTCAAATTGTGTCACTGTTTTAAACAACATATTCATAGCATCCAATGAGTTTTGGTATAATTAAATATTCTAAGTAAAGGATATACTATGATCTATGAACTATCCAATCCTGTTGCAAAAACTTTATTGAATCATTTGAGAGAAAAGAAAACGGATGCACTGCGTTTTAGACACATTGTTCAAGAACTGTCTCGACTGCTAGTTTATGAAGCACTAAAAAATGAAACACTTTATGATCAAACCATATCCACGTGGCAGGGAGAAGAAAAGTTTGGATTTATTCAAGAAGAAGATATCATCTTTGTCACTATTTTACGTGCAGGACTTCCTATGATCGAATCATTGACTGCACTTTTACCTAATGCATCTTCAGGATTTCTCGCTATGAAACGTGATGAAAATACCCATCAAAGCATTCTTTACTATGACCGTATCCCTGAATGTAATGGTAAAACTGTCATTATACTTGATCCAATGGTAGCAACTGCAGGATCACTCTGTGATGCTATATCTGTCATTCAATCCAAATCACCTAAAAAGATCATTTCACTCAATATTATCGGTTCCCCAGAAGGCATGGCTATTTTAGAACAAAAACATCCAAATGTAGAAGTCTTTATCGCACAAATTGATCAGAAACTAAATGAATATAAGTTTATTGTACCGGGTTTGGGGGATGCTGGTGATCGATCGTACAATACGATAGGGTCTTAATAAACAGGATTATATATCAATATATTTATTTTCATAAGTAAATATGATTGATAATAAAACGTTAGATAATAAATAAACTTGTAGATTCGTGCTGATCTACGCTTTTTAAACCCTATTTTCAGTATCTATTAAGAGAGATTCTCTCATAATCATAATAATAATAATTTTAAATTATTATCTCAACACTGAAAGGTATTTTATGGAAAGAAGAGACTTCTTTAAAAAAGCTATAGTAACTGCTGGAGCAGCGGCTGTAGGAACCAGTACGCTAGAAGCTGGTGTAACAACTCAACCTATTGATAATAGAAAAGTATCAAATGTTGCTTTTCCTGAGAAAAGACCACTGATCATGTATTCTGACAGACCTCCTTTGCTAGAGACACCTAGAGAAGTATTCACCTCTGTACTTACCCCCAATGATCAGTTCTTTGTGCGTTGGCACATGCCGGATATTCCTACGCACATTGACCCAGACACCTATACAATACACGTTAACGGTCTTGTAAAAAATGAGCTGCATATCTCACTTAATGACCTCAAAACCAAGTTTGAACAGGTAGAAGTAACTGCTGTACTACAATGTGGCGGTAACAGCCGTTCTGCATTTAAACCGATTGCAGGAGGTATCCAGTGGGGATCAGGAGCAATGGGTTGTGCAACATGGAAAGGGGTACGTTTAAAAGATATCCTTGACCAAGCAGGTTTGCAAAAAGATGCACAATGGATCGGATTTAACGGTTCTGAAAGAGCAGCCTATTATGAAACACCTGAATTTGTACGTGAACTTGAACTCAGTGAACTTGATGACCACGTTATCTTGGCATACGAGATGAATGGTGAAGATCTTCCATACCTCAATGGTTATCCTCTTAGACTTATACTTCCGGGATACTACTCTGACTCTTGGGTAAAAATGCTTTCGAATATCACCGTGACAAATGAGTATAAAAAACTCTTCTTCATGGATGTTGCCTATCGTGTACCGGATAATGAAACGGAATCAGAAACTCCGGAAAAAAGATTCCCTAAGACAAAGCCTATCAAAAAGATGAATGTAAAATCTGTGATCGGATACCCGACAAAAGATTCAATTGTCAATCATAAATCTCACGTTGTTGTTCGTGGTGTTGCCTGGGATGATGGTCATGGTATACAAGATGTACTGATTTCTACTGATGGTGGGAAGACATGGGATAAAGCCATTCTTGATAATGGTAAACTTGGTCGTTATGCTTATAGAGCCTTTAGATATCCATACAAACCAACTACATTTGGAAAAGTAACGATCATGGCTAAAGCGATCAATAAGATAGGTGAAGAACAACCTTTTGCTAAAGATATCAAATGGAATCACGGCGGATATAAATATAATGGTATCGATGAAGTTACTGTGGAGGTAATATAATGAAAAAATTACTATTAATTGCGACACTACTTGCATCACCACTCTTTTCACAGGTAAAAGAGGATGTGGAAGTACCTTATGTAGCGTTCCCGATCAAAATGGGAAAAGGATTCGATGCCATTCAAACACATTGTCTTATGTGTCACTCTTTTGGATATATCATCAATCAGGGAAGACAGTCAAAAAAGTTTTGGCGTGGAAAAGTGGACAAAATGATCGTACATTTCAAAGCACCTATGGATGAAGCGGCAGCAAAAGAAACCACTGAATATCTATTTGAACATTATGGAAACGGAAAGTTAAAATAAGTGACTCTGCTCCACCTCTTTAAGAGGTGGAACTCTCTAGCATACTCTCTTCTATATCTATATCCATTTTCGTTTTTTTATGACTCATTATCACTATCATTTGTTTTGACTCTGGTCTTTGTTCTGATACGTTCACCGTCCTGATTTACCCTGGTTTTTGTTCTGACACGCTCTCCATTCTGATTGACTCTAGTCTTGGTTCTAACGCGTTCTCCATCCTCTTTTATTCTGGTTTTTGTTCTCACACGTTCACCATTTTGGTTGACTCTGGTCTTTACTCGAACACGTTCCCCATTTGGTTTTACTCTGGTCTTTGTTCTGATACGTTCACCATCCTGCTTTACCCTGGTTTTTGTTATGACACGCTCTCCATCCTGATTAACTCTGGTTTTTACTCGAACTCGTTCACCATTCTGATTGACTCTGGTCTTGGTTCTAACACGTTCTCCATTCTGGTTCACTCTGGTCTGGGTTCGGATAGTATTTCTATCATTTATTCGTCTATTGGTATAATCTCTATTAGTGTTTCGGTTACGATCACGGTTTCTGTAGTGACTTGACCTTTGATACGCAGCTTTGCTTCTATAATATCCATATTTACCTTCTACCGCACGATAACGGCGTCCATTGTAGTATCGATAGCGATTGTGATAATAATGTCCACGACGGAATTTTCTATTTCCATAATAATAATACCCATTTTTATAATATCCGCCATAATAGTAGATCCCACTGTAATAATAGTATGGTACGCCATAATAATATGGATAACTGTAGCTGGAAAGAGACACTCTGACACTGGAGTATGGAACAGGGTCGTAATATCTGGCTTCATAGTACCCTGAGTTATAGGTTGTACATCCGGAGAAGAACAATGTCGAAGAGGCTGCCGTGATGAGTCCCAAATATTTTGTTTTATTTAACATATTAATCCTTTTATTTATTGTATCTTTTGTATCATAAAATATAAAAGTGTAACTATTGTGTAGATCAATAACCTAAGATCTCTTCTTTAAACTCTGAAGGAATCTGACCTTTACTCTTTCGGGCAATGGTATCTCTATAGATCCATTCTGCTTTTATCTTCTCTTTCTTCTCATGGGTTAAGACTGAAGTATCGTATCTGCCGGCATCTTCACGTTGTCTTTGCGCTTCATAAAGTATCAGTCCTGTGGCTACAGAGACATTAAGACTTTGTACCATGCCCTGCATAGGGATGATGATGACTTCGTCTGCCAGCTTCACTATTTCAGCAGAGACACCCTCTTTTTCATTTCCCATCACAAGCAGTGTCGGTTTCGTATAGTCTATGTGTCTAAAAGAAACCGACCGTTCCTCAAGATGTGTGACTACCACTTGAAAACCCTGGTCCTTTTTCTCCTTGAGAAATGCCACCTTGTGATCATCATGCATACGGTAACGGTGCGTCCATCTATGTGCACCCTGTGTAATCGTTTTATGTATACGAAGACTTTCATTTTCTTTTGTACTGTAATAAATGTCAAGTACTCCCACTGCATCAGCAGAACGTATAATGGCAGAAAGGTTTTGTGAACTATGGACATTGTCCAACATCACTTGCAGGTCAGGTTGTTTTTTACTCAATAAATCATCAATACGAGCTATACGTTTTTCATTTAACATAAAGAGATTATAACCATACAAACTAAAATACCTCTAGAGTAAATTCGGGTATAATTGCAAAAAATATAAGGAAGTACTATGTGCGACTTCAATACTTTAACAGATGAAGAAAAAAAGCTTTATCATGAAAAACTTTTAGAGTGTGCAAACAACTTTGGTGGAAAAAACTTTTTTCTTCATCTCTTAGAAGCTATACGTGAAACAAAGCCTCATCCGCTTACGGCAGGCAATAGTCAATTTGATATAGAGTTAGGTACGATCAAATGGAACAAAGTCATTTTCAATGACAAACTCCAACTCTTACTTAAAGCACGCGTAAATGAGAGTGCTCAAGACAATTTTCTACCAGATCCTCATGCAAAGAACTATAAAAAGATACTCAATGTTGTACGTACCCTAAAACCTATCGTTTTTCATGTCAAACCAGTGATTAAAGAAGACGGACCAGGGTTTTTCTTTCAGCCTTTTGATCTCATAAGTGAGAATAAAGTGAAATTAAATCCAATCTTTGACGCAGTATTCTTTTGTTCGGTAGATACGGTTAAAAAAGCACTGAATTATGAACCAAAGGTTTAAAAGATGACAGGCGGGCAAAAAAGAGAAAATATCAAATATGGTTTGGATGTTGGAGTAGTATTGAAAGAAGATCAAGGAACAGGAAGACTTACCTATGGTAAAGTACAGAAGATCCTCACCAATTCTCCTACCCATCCCCATGGCATCAAAGTACGTTTAAATACCGGTGAAGTAGGTAGGGTAAAAGAGATCCTATGACACTCTTCATCGATGGGGATGCTTTTCCAAATCTTCTTAAACCCATAGTCTTGCGAAGTATAGAACGTCTGTCTCTATCTACAAAAGTCATAGCCAACAAAAAGATACATATTGGCACATCAAAACACATCGAATACATTATCGTAGATCAAGGTGCTGATGAGGCAGACCATCATATCGTAGAATTATGTGGTGCGGGTGATCTTGTCATCACTGCAGATATACCGCTTGCAGACAGGATCATAAGTAAAGATGCTCATGCCATAGACCACAGAGGCGAACTCTACAGCGTAGATAACATTAAACAATACCTAGCCATGAGAAACCTTATGGAAAGCATTAGAGAAAGCGGTGAGATGACAAGCGGACCAAAAGCATTTGGTCCAAAAGACGCACATGCATTTGCAAATCAACTCAATGCCTTTTTAGCCAAACATACATAGTCTTCTATACTTTATGAAGACTTCAATTGTTGTCATTACAAATTAAACCTACTTAAACCCAATAAAATACGCTAAAAATTTCAATTGCCTTCTTTATAGTTTTCATTATAAAACATCCTATATAGAATATTTTATAAGGTTTTCTATTGAAGGAGACAAAATTATACCTTGCAAACGTCGCTATAGCGAATAACCTTATAAAATATGTTAGGTTATAAGGTTTTAATCACAGATTTTAATCCTATTGACATGAGTTTATATAGAAATGCTATAATTAAATATCATGAATACACACCCTGAACTCATCTTATCCATTGGTATTGTATTTTTCCTCGGTTTAGCGGCTGATATGCTAGCAAATAAAATATCAGTACCACGGGTGACCCTGCTTATAATCCTTGGTATTTTTATAGGACCAAGTGGTCTTAACTTTCTACCACAAGTTTTTATTGACGAATGGTTTCATACTATCACGATCATAGCCTTAGGAATGATTGGATTCCTAATTGGTCAGCAGTTCACATGGTCTAAATTAAAAAAATCTGGTATAGTCGTCTTTTCAATCGCTTTGGGAAAAGTATTAATGTCCTTTGTGTTTATATCTGTAGTCCTGGTTCTGCTTAGCTTACCGTTACCTGCAGCAGTGATTTTGGCAAGTATTGCTTCAGCAACTGCTCCTACGGCAATTTATGAAGTTGTTCATGAGATGAAAATTAGAAATAAATTTGTAACAACATTACTCGCTGTAGTCGCTTTTGACGATATATTAGCACTATTTTTGTTCAGTATAGTACTTGCAGTTCTAAGTGCAAGTGAGCAGCTAGGATTGTATATAATCATTTCTAGTGGTATGATTGAGATATTTGGTAGTCTCATGCTTGGATATATAATTGGATATCCAATTGCCAAAATAACAGGTAGGATTAAACCAGGTGAACCAAGTATGGTTGAAGCTTTGGGTAGTGTTTTTTTCATTAGTGGTCTCTCTCAATGGTTAGGGTTTTCTCCTATCTTAGGAGCTATGGCGATGGGTAGTGCAGTTACTACATTTGCAAAACACCATAAAAACCCCTTCCATGCTATTGAAAACATTCAATGGATTTTTATGATTATTTTCTTTATTCTTGCAGGTGCTACACTAGAACTTGATGCACTTGTCGGTGTAGGCTTTGTAGGACTTGCATACATTATCTCCCGTCTGGTTGGATTTTATCTGGGCGCACGTTTGGGTGCAAAAATAAGTGGCTCGGATATTAATATTGAAAAGTGGATGGGACTTGCACTGATTCCTCAAGCAGGTGTAGCCATTGGAATGGCATTGATAGCCTCACAGCATTATGCCGAGTATAATCACCTTATATTACCAATTGTGTTAGGAACCACCGTCATCTTCGAAATATTTGGACCTATGATGACCCGTTTCGCTTTACGAAAATCAGACGTAATGAAAAAAAGCACTTAAAGTATAGTTATTGATTTCCAGTCAAAAACCTTATAAAATATATAATTTTATGAGGTTATTATAAAAAATATTAGTCAAATATTTTTGATATACTCTTAATAGTAAAATATCAGATATTAAGGTTAAAAATGAGAGATGTACGTATATGCTATGTTGGAGATTCTTTTGTAAATGGTACAGGAGATCCAATTAAGCTTGGCTGGGCAGGAAGACTGAGTGCAAGTCCTCAAAACAACAATCTGGATATTACACATTATAATCTTGGCATTAGAAGAGAGACATCAGAAGATATATTAAAAAGATGGGAAGCAGAATGCAACTCAAGGTTGACTCAAGTATCAGAAAATAAAGTTGTTTTCTCATTTGGTGTCAATGACACAGTGATTGAAAACGGTCAAAGAAGAGTATCTTTGGAAAGTAGTATTGAAAATGCTAAAACTATATTATTGAATGCTTCAAAAAAATATGATGTGATAATGATTGGTATGCCTCCAATTAATGATGATGAACAAAATGAACGTATTAAAGAGTTAGATCATAAATATCAAGCGTTATGCAATGAATTAAATATTCCATATCTATCAATATTTAATAGACTGGTTCATGAACAAATATGGAGAGATGAAGTTGCATTAAATGATGGTGCTCATCCAAGAGATAAAGGTTATGACATATTGGCAAACTTTATAAAAAATTGGAGTGGTTGGGTGCTTTAATAAATAAGGCAAAGAAGGGTTCAAAATATCTACTTGTTAAAACCTTATAAAATATATAACTTTATGAGGTTTTTCTCTCGTGTTAACATTATGTATATACCTTTACATTTTTATGCACTTTATAGTCGGCAGAAATAGTTTCAAGTATTTCAATTTCTAAGTTTTCTAATTGAGAATCCATAAACTCAAACATCTCAGACTTCTGCGGACCTGACCAGTATGTAGGAGAAGGAAGCACTAATCGTTTTTCTCCCTTGCCATGAATCACTAGAGTTCCTTGGTTACCTTCTTCAATCCACTCAACTTCATCCCAATAAATTCTATACTCAGCAAACGGAGATAACACAGAAATATATTCAGATGTTGATTTTATACTCGAAGCCATAAAAAGTAGAAAAACTCCTATACAAGCAAATAAAAGGAAAAGTGGTGATACATAACCTTGTCCCGCTCTCCATGCCATTACAGCACAAAAGAGAAAGAATACAATACCAACCCATACTATTATTTTATATACAAACAATCCTACTCTAAGTTCTTTTGATTTCATGTTCTATATCCTACACGCTTTAATATCATGTTATTTTTCATAAAGAGTATATCAGAAATGTCTTGTAGTCAAAACCTTATAAAATATATAACTTTATGAGGTTTTCTATTTTATTTTTTGCTTCCTAAAATTTAGTAGCTCATCTCATTAGATTTTAGAGTTTTTTATTGGCACTGACAATTGTGCAGCAATAGTATAGCGCCAACCATACTGACATATATCTACTGAAAAACCATGACTTTTAAGTATTTGTTCTAATACGCCAGGTGAGAAAAAGTTTCCGGGTTCACCCAATATTTTTTCTACCCTACAGATCAGTTTACCCATAAAAGTACTCGAATCGAAATCATAAATAAAGAGTTTTCCCTCTTTTTTAAGTACCCGTACGATCTCATCAATAGACTTTTCAATATCAGTAAAATGGTGAAGCGCTTCACCAATCAGTATCGCTTCAAAGCTATCCTCTTCAAAAGGAATTGTTTCTGCATGACCTTTGTGTGTTTGTATATACTCTGCAGAAAATTTCAGCATACCTTCTGAAGGGTCAAGCGCTGTAAATTGAAGGTCATCTCTGCAGGCATAAGCAAATTCACTCATGATGCCTGTTCCTGCACCAAGGTCTAGTACCGATGCATGGTTCGAAAGCGGTATTAAAAAGCTGCAAAGTGACTCACGTATTTTATGTGGATATATATATGGTCCTATATATTTAAATATCCAACCCAAATGATTAAATGGTATCATGTGTATCACTCCTTCTCAGATATTTCCTAGCTATTTCAATAGAGTACACAACGTCTTTTATATGACAATTTGACATATATGCATACCAAATTATACAACTTTGATATAATGCTCAAATAAAATCAACGATAAAGTAATAGGCATTTATGAAAAAGATACTTTCAGATTTATACAGAAATTTTGTTCTTTACTTTAAACTCTACATGCTGCTATTACTGATTCCTCTTACCTATAATTTTATTCCGATCAATGAAGGGACTAAAACATTCTATATACCCTCTTCAAACATAGATGACGTGATTAAAACACTCAAAACACATGGCTATGAAGTCACCTGGGTGGACAAACAGATGTTAAGACTCAGAAAAACACCTGATGAGGGGTGGTATAGTGTTGAACCTACTGAACATGGACGCATTTTATTTTTTCAGCATCTCTATAAACAGAAAACAGATGAACTTATGGATGTGGTGATCTATGCAGGCGAAACGAAAGAGGAACTTATTGCACGTCTTGCTAATGATATGAAACTGGATCAGGCAAAACTTTTAAACACATACAATACTCTTGCACATTTTAAAGAAGCAGATATATTGGCTCAGCGATACACTCTTGCACGTACAGCAGATGAAAATACAACCATACAATATATTTTCTTAGAATCCAGACGCAAGCTGAACACGTTTATAAAAGAGTATTATACTACAACACCAGAACTGATGGAACTGAAAATTATCCATATCATCGCGTCTATCATACAGAAAGAGAGCAACTCTATAGAGGAGATGCCACTGATCTCTTCAGTGATCTATAACCGTCTTGAAAAGAATATGAGACTACAAATGGACGGTACGCTTAATTACGGACCCTACGCACATACTATCGTTACTCCAGAACGGATCCAAAGTGATGAAAGTGAATATAATACCTACAAACATAAAGGCTTACCGCCACATCCCCTAAGTACAGTGACTTTAGATGCACTAAAAGCTACCATGGAACCAACAAAAAGTAACTATATTTTCTTTATGCTGAATGAAAATGGTACCCATAACTTTACAACAACTTACGACCAACACTTAGAAAATATTAGAGCTTTTAGAAAGTTTCAAAAAAAGAGGTAAAAAGAAAAAAACTATAAAGCTAGCCTCTGAATAGATCATTTTCGGCTGTCGGTCATTAGAGGGGTTACACCCAAGATAAGGTATAACCCAAAAACTATTTTTATTGGAATTACTTAAGAGATATGAACTACAATCTCACTATTTTGTACATCAAACTCAACGCTGGAGCCTTCAACTACTTTATCTTCAAGTATGAGTTCTGCAAGTCTGTCCTCTACCACTTCATAGAGTGCTCTTTTAAGCGGACGCGCACCATATACAGGGTCAAATCCGGCTTCTGCGATATATGCTTTGGCACTATCACTCAACGTAATCGTAATATCACGCTCTGCAAGTTTTGACTGGATACCTTTAAATAAGATATCCACAATGCTCGTAATGGCATCAAGATCCAGCGGATTAAAGATCACCTGCTCATCCAAACGGTTCAGAAACTCCGGTTTGAAGTTTCGCTTGAGCTCGTCGTTCACCGCTGCTCTACGCTCTTCTTTATCCGTGATCGTCATGATCTTGTCTGATGCAATGTTTGATGTCATGATGATGATCGTGTTTTTAAAGTCTATCGTGACCCCTTTATTATCAGTTAAACGCCCGTCATCCAGTACTTGCAACAATGTGTTGAACACATCTGGGTGTGCTTTTTCTATCTCATCGAACAGGACCACTGAATAAGGTTTACGGCGTACCGCTTCAGTCAGCTGTCCACCCTCTTCATAGCCTACATACCCCGGAGGTGCACCAACCAATCTGCTGGCTGCATGTTTTTCCATATACTCACTCATATCGATACGTATCAGTGACTTCTCTGAGTCAAACAAAAACTTCGCTAGCGTTTTAGCTACCTGTGTTTTACCTACACCCGTTGGCCCAAGGAACATAAAGCTACCGATAGGACGGTTGATATCACTCAATCCTGCTTTATTACGTTTAATGGCGCGTGCTACAGCTTTAAGTGCTTCTTCCTGCCCTACAACCTCTTCTTTTAGAATACTTTCGATCGCAAGTATCTTCTCTTTTTCACCTTGCAGCATCTTGTTGACAGAGATACCTGTCCAACGGCTGACAATGCTGGCGATCATCTCTTCATCCACTGAGTTTTTAAGCAATGTTCCTTCAGACATCATCTGTGACCATTTATCTTCAAGATTCTTGAGTTTCTCATTTTCTGCAGGGATCTGTCCATACTCTATCTCTGCTGCTTTGTTGAAGTCTCCTTCTCTTTTGACATGCTCCGCCTGCGTTTTGAGTGAATCGATATTGGTTTTCACTGCAGCGATCTCATTAAAGACATTCTTTTCATTGTCAAATTGATTCTGCAGTGACACACGTCTCTCTTCCAGGTCAGCCAACTCTTTTTCTATCTCTTCAAGACGAGAGGTATTTTTATCACTCTCTTCCATTTTGAGTGCCTCTTTTTCAACCTGTAGTGTTGATATATCACGTTTGGACTTCGCAAGGTCTGTAGGTTCAGACTCTATCTGCATCTTCAGTTCCGCTGCTGCTT contains:
- a CDS encoding APC family permease, translated to MNTKYTPKLKRNVTLPMLILYGLGNIFGAGIYVLIGEMAGIAGVYIPLSFLLACIIISFTALTYAELSARYPKSAGEALYINAGFNNTTLSTLVGLSVALAGLLSSATILHGFHGYLSTFIQTPETISILIVVTLLSAIAIWGITQSIIITALLTLVETFGLVMVIYVGFEHVPLNIQTLQSFIPPVEMTLINSIILGAFLAFYAFIGFEDMVNIAEEVKVPTKTMPNAIIITLIIATIFYAVIAIVSISVVPIDELAYSSAPLAKVYETATDSKATILSLIALFAVINGALIQIIMSSRIFYGMSTQGWLPKFLSIVDPRTSTPIYATILAGFLVFILATLIPILTLAQSTSFMIFIIFTLVNASLILIKIKDPKPRGIRTYPIVVPIVAIILNLTLLGFQIVSLF
- a CDS encoding sulfite:cytochrome C oxidoreductase subunit B, with translation MKKLLLIATLLASPLFSQVKEDVEVPYVAFPIKMGKGFDAIQTHCLMCHSFGYIINQGRQSKKFWRGKVDKMIVHFKAPMDEAAAKETTEYLFEHYGNGKLK
- a CDS encoding molybdopterin-dependent oxidoreductase translates to MERRDFFKKAIVTAGAAAVGTSTLEAGVTTQPIDNRKVSNVAFPEKRPLIMYSDRPPLLETPREVFTSVLTPNDQFFVRWHMPDIPTHIDPDTYTIHVNGLVKNELHISLNDLKTKFEQVEVTAVLQCGGNSRSAFKPIAGGIQWGSGAMGCATWKGVRLKDILDQAGLQKDAQWIGFNGSERAAYYETPEFVRELELSELDDHVILAYEMNGEDLPYLNGYPLRLILPGYYSDSWVKMLSNITVTNEYKKLFFMDVAYRVPDNETESETPEKRFPKTKPIKKMNVKSVIGYPTKDSIVNHKSHVVVRGVAWDDGHGIQDVLISTDGGKTWDKAILDNGKLGRYAYRAFRYPYKPTTFGKVTIMAKAINKIGEEQPFAKDIKWNHGGYKYNGIDEVTVEVI
- a CDS encoding class I SAM-dependent methyltransferase, with amino-acid sequence MIPFNHLGWIFKYIGPYIYPHKIRESLCSFLIPLSNHASVLDLGAGTGIMSEFAYACRDDLQFTALDPSEGMLKFSAEYIQTHKGHAETIPFEEDSFEAILIGEALHHFTDIEKSIDEIVRVLKKEGKLFIYDFDSSTFMGKLICRVEKILGEPGNFFSPGVLEQILKSHGFSVDICQYGWRYTIAAQLSVPIKNSKI
- a CDS encoding cation:proton antiporter — protein: MNTHPELILSIGIVFFLGLAADMLANKISVPRVTLLIILGIFIGPSGLNFLPQVFIDEWFHTITIIALGMIGFLIGQQFTWSKLKKSGIVVFSIALGKVLMSFVFISVVLVLLSLPLPAAVILASIASATAPTAIYEVVHEMKIRNKFVTTLLAVVAFDDILALFLFSIVLAVLSASEQLGLYIIISSGMIEIFGSLMLGYIIGYPIAKITGRIKPGEPSMVEALGSVFFISGLSQWLGFSPILGAMAMGSAVTTFAKHHKNPFHAIENIQWIFMIIFFILAGATLELDALVGVGFVGLAYIISRLVGFYLGARLGAKISGSDINIEKWMGLALIPQAGVAIGMALIASQHYAEYNHLILPIVLGTTVIFEIFGPMMTRFALRKSDVMKKST
- a CDS encoding YaiI/YqxD family protein, giving the protein MTLFIDGDAFPNLLKPIVLRSIERLSLSTKVIANKKIHIGTSKHIEYIIVDQGADEADHHIVELCGAGDLVITADIPLADRIISKDAHAIDHRGELYSVDNIKQYLAMRNLMESIRESGEMTSGPKAFGPKDAHAFANQLNAFLAKHT
- a CDS encoding GDSL-type esterase/lipase family protein, whose amino-acid sequence is MRDVRICYVGDSFVNGTGDPIKLGWAGRLSASPQNNNLDITHYNLGIRRETSEDILKRWEAECNSRLTQVSENKVVFSFGVNDTVIENGQRRVSLESSIENAKTILLNASKKYDVIMIGMPPINDDEQNERIKELDHKYQALCNELNIPYLSIFNRLVHEQIWRDEVALNDGAHPRDKGYDILANFIKNWSGWVL
- the mltG gene encoding endolytic transglycosylase MltG codes for the protein MKKILSDLYRNFVLYFKLYMLLLLIPLTYNFIPINEGTKTFYIPSSNIDDVIKTLKTHGYEVTWVDKQMLRLRKTPDEGWYSVEPTEHGRILFFQHLYKQKTDELMDVVIYAGETKEELIARLANDMKLDQAKLLNTYNTLAHFKEADILAQRYTLARTADENTTIQYIFLESRRKLNTFIKEYYTTTPELMELKIIHIIASIIQKESNSIEEMPLISSVIYNRLEKNMRLQMDGTLNYGPYAHTIVTPERIQSDESEYNTYKHKGLPPHPLSTVTLDALKATMEPTKSNYIFFMLNENGTHNFTTTYDQHLENIRAFRKFQKKR
- a CDS encoding YwbE family protein, which encodes MTGGQKRENIKYGLDVGVVLKEDQGTGRLTYGKVQKILTNSPTHPHGIKVRLNTGEVGRVKEIL
- a CDS encoding RNA methyltransferase produces the protein MLNEKRIARIDDLLSKKQPDLQVMLDNVHSSQNLSAIIRSADAVGVLDIYYSTKENESLRIHKTITQGAHRWTHRYRMHDDHKVAFLKEKKDQGFQVVVTHLEERSVSFRHIDYTKPTLLVMGNEKEGVSAEIVKLADEVIIIPMQGMVQSLNVSVATGLILYEAQRQREDAGRYDTSVLTHEKKEKIKAEWIYRDTIARKSKGQIPSEFKEEILGY
- the upp gene encoding uracil phosphoribosyltransferase is translated as MIYELSNPVAKTLLNHLREKKTDALRFRHIVQELSRLLVYEALKNETLYDQTISTWQGEEKFGFIQEEDIIFVTILRAGLPMIESLTALLPNASSGFLAMKRDENTHQSILYYDRIPECNGKTVIILDPMVATAGSLCDAISVIQSKSPKKIISLNIIGSPEGMAILEQKHPNVEVFIAQIDQKLNEYKFIVPGLGDAGDRSYNTIGS